A genome region from Candidatus Manganitrophus noduliformans includes the following:
- a CDS encoding Ku protein codes for MAFRSFWKGSITFGLVNIPVRLYTATEDRPLKFHYLHKECNSRIQYRKYCPNCKREIAQEEIIRGYPYSKEQFVLLDEKDFEKAAEQLERTIEILNFVHIQEIDPVYYDRAYYAVPEEGSAKAYTLLREAMKKMNLAAVGRIALRQKGHLALLRPIENAIGLETLYYPESVRTVDTLSKELPKKIELKPKELEMAVELMKQLSAPFDPEAYHDTHREQLLEIIHNKIEGREVTISKQAEAPLIDLAEALKASLKRTREKAKGRKKTELPQAG; via the coding sequence ATGGCATTTCGCTCATTTTGGAAGGGTTCGATTACATTCGGACTGGTGAACATTCCCGTCCGGCTTTACACCGCCACGGAAGATCGTCCGTTGAAATTCCACTATCTCCACAAAGAATGTAACTCCCGGATTCAATATCGTAAATATTGCCCGAACTGCAAGAGGGAGATCGCACAGGAAGAGATCATCCGAGGTTATCCATACTCGAAGGAACAGTTTGTCCTGCTGGATGAAAAAGATTTTGAGAAAGCGGCCGAACAACTGGAGAGAACGATCGAGATTCTCAACTTCGTCCACATTCAGGAAATTGATCCGGTCTATTACGATCGGGCCTATTACGCCGTCCCCGAAGAGGGAAGTGCGAAAGCCTATACGCTCCTCCGCGAGGCGATGAAAAAGATGAATCTCGCCGCGGTCGGCCGGATCGCCCTCCGGCAGAAGGGACATCTGGCCCTCCTGCGGCCGATCGAAAACGCCATCGGATTGGAGACCCTTTATTACCCTGAATCGGTCCGGACGGTGGACACCCTTTCAAAAGAGCTTCCGAAAAAAATTGAGTTGAAGCCGAAGGAGCTGGAGATGGCGGTTGAATTGATGAAGCAATTGTCCGCCCCGTTTGATCCGGAGGCGTATCACGACACCCATCGCGAACAGCTGCTTGAGATCATTCATAACAAGATCGAGGGGAGGGAGGTGACGATCTCGAAGCAGGCCGAGGCCCCGCTCATCGATTTGGCCGAGGCGCTCAAGGCGAGCCTGAAACGGACGAGAGAAAAAGCAAAAGGGAGAAAGAAAACGGAGTTACCGCAGGCGGGATAG
- a CDS encoding iron-containing redox enzyme family protein, translating into MSRQDRWTDEHFREQLLSIMDRKNHWAWTRFSGPKISKAQLKIHYQQEYAVYVRDFPIFLGRLYSKTPSAEARRPLATNLYEEETGGLSLGKPHPALFLKMMEALGLQENHFQRISLLPASRRYRRWLDEVTLSPSWLEGTAVITIFVEGSIHDRKEIGDNPPAAPPIEEVLRNHFLVRHHQLDPSALDLIRAHYLVEHGHRLDAWQIVLKNATSHASRKRVYDHLHRSLDLWLAYREGVAKEAGIRPS; encoded by the coding sequence TTGAGTCGGCAAGATCGGTGGACGGACGAGCATTTCAGGGAGCAGCTTCTATCCATTATGGACCGGAAAAATCATTGGGCGTGGACCCGCTTCTCCGGTCCCAAAATCAGCAAAGCGCAATTGAAGATTCATTATCAACAAGAATATGCGGTCTACGTTCGGGATTTTCCCATCTTTCTCGGGCGGCTTTATTCAAAAACCCCCTCGGCCGAAGCCCGGCGTCCCCTGGCCACCAACTTATATGAAGAAGAGACCGGCGGCTTGAGCCTCGGGAAGCCCCACCCGGCGCTTTTCCTAAAAATGATGGAAGCGCTCGGACTTCAGGAAAATCACTTCCAGCGCATCTCTCTTCTGCCGGCCAGCCGCCGTTACCGCCGCTGGCTGGATGAGGTCACCCTCTCCCCCTCCTGGTTGGAGGGAACGGCCGTCATCACCATTTTTGTCGAGGGGAGCATTCACGATCGAAAAGAGATCGGCGACAATCCCCCCGCCGCCCCTCCCATCGAAGAGGTCCTAAGAAATCATTTTCTGGTCCGCCATCATCAACTCGATCCCTCGGCGCTCGATCTGATTCGGGCCCACTACCTGGTGGAACATGGTCACCGGCTGGATGCCTGGCAGATTGTGCTCAAGAATGCAACATCCCACGCCTCACGGAAGCGGGTTTACGACCATCTCCATCGCTCTTTAGATCTCTGGCTTGCCTATCGAGAAGGGGTCGCCAAAGAAGCCGGGATCCGCCCCTCTTGA
- the ligD gene encoding DNA ligase D, which produces MKKNPLSVYQQKRNFNKTPEPSGVRIPPRPFSIGNRFSIQEHHARRLHYDLRLEMDGVLKSWAIPKGLPASEEERRLAVRTEDHPLDYLDFEGVIPEGNYGAGEVFLWEIGTYQVVSGDLEKGKLTFVVSGRRHHGRYTLVRTDRKGEKEAWLIMKSGSSLPEGNDPIPSPFAPMRAALGEKPFVDPDWVFEEKWDGVRALVRLVREGESVRIDLWGRNLSRFDSQYPEVVEQLCQLMEANRSIRSLILDGEVVALDEKGKPSFQLLQHRMHLTDSEEIGVVRKDVPATYLLFDLLYMNGKSLMTAPLIYRRELLASLSLPHGTLRLSPLYEDGIALFERLRAEGGEGIVAKRKDSVYSPGRRSREWIKLKLVQELDCVVAGWTEGRGNRSHTIGALLLGLYEGEALHYISHTGSGFDAEMLRQVEKELRPLEIDQCPFSTRPKTNARAHWVTPRLVARVKFTHWTQDRHLRAPILLGLRDDIAPKECRFEPRVNPEEVVPQKKEKKEIWIGERVAVQFEGNRLELGHLNKQFWPKRGYTKAHLIDYYSKVAPFVLPHLQDRPLTLIRFPEGIEGESFYQKDWKEAAPHWVHRVTIETEEETHRRMIVCNNASTLVWLANLGNIELHPSYSRVDPEGSLAPPDFIVFDIDPPKREGKEGVDWKRFEQGAEVALWLNRQLGELGIQSHVKTTGKSGLHVFVPIIPIYSYTQTRRFARAMAEQLQAEHPKQITTAWQKEQRGKKVLIDFNQNAAGKTLASIYSLRAVPEATVSFPIKWEALRRVSPLDYTMESVPDLLTKSGDLWEGILKSAQDPMEALKKLQ; this is translated from the coding sequence ATGAAAAAGAACCCGCTTTCAGTTTATCAACAGAAGAGGAACTTTAATAAAACGCCGGAACCGAGCGGCGTCCGAATACCCCCGCGTCCTTTTTCCATCGGGAATCGCTTCTCGATTCAAGAGCACCATGCGCGGCGGCTCCACTATGATCTCCGTCTGGAAATGGATGGGGTCCTCAAGTCGTGGGCCATCCCGAAGGGGCTTCCCGCGTCGGAGGAGGAGCGGCGTCTGGCGGTCCGAACGGAGGACCATCCGCTCGACTATCTCGACTTCGAGGGGGTGATTCCGGAAGGAAATTACGGCGCCGGAGAGGTCTTTCTTTGGGAGATCGGCACCTATCAAGTTGTCTCCGGCGATCTGGAGAAAGGAAAGCTGACGTTCGTCGTGTCGGGCCGCCGGCATCATGGCCGATACACGCTGGTCCGAACGGATCGGAAAGGGGAGAAGGAAGCCTGGCTGATCATGAAGAGCGGGTCGTCCCTTCCCGAGGGGAATGATCCCATTCCCTCTCCCTTTGCTCCGATGCGCGCCGCGCTCGGTGAGAAGCCGTTTGTCGATCCCGATTGGGTTTTTGAGGAGAAGTGGGACGGGGTTCGCGCCCTGGTGAGATTGGTTCGGGAGGGAGAATCGGTTCGGATCGATCTCTGGGGGAGAAATCTCTCCCGGTTCGATTCGCAGTATCCGGAGGTGGTCGAACAGTTGTGTCAGCTGATGGAAGCCAACCGGTCGATCCGATCGCTGATTCTGGACGGAGAGGTGGTGGCGTTGGACGAAAAAGGAAAGCCCTCTTTCCAGCTCCTTCAGCATCGGATGCATCTGACCGATTCAGAGGAGATCGGGGTGGTGCGAAAGGACGTTCCGGCGACGTATCTTCTTTTCGACCTGCTTTATATGAACGGCAAGTCATTGATGACGGCTCCTCTCATCTACCGGCGCGAGCTGCTCGCTTCTCTCTCCTTGCCTCATGGAACGCTTCGGTTGAGTCCTCTTTATGAAGATGGAATCGCTCTTTTTGAGCGTCTTCGCGCGGAGGGAGGAGAGGGGATCGTCGCCAAACGAAAAGACTCGGTCTATTCTCCAGGGAGACGGAGCCGAGAGTGGATCAAGCTCAAACTGGTTCAGGAGCTCGATTGTGTCGTGGCGGGATGGACGGAGGGGAGGGGGAACCGGTCGCATACGATCGGAGCGCTCCTTCTGGGTCTCTACGAAGGGGAGGCGCTCCACTATATCTCGCACACCGGAAGCGGCTTCGATGCGGAAATGCTGCGGCAGGTCGAAAAAGAGCTCCGGCCGCTTGAAATCGACCAATGTCCCTTTTCAACCCGGCCGAAGACCAATGCCCGCGCCCATTGGGTGACGCCGCGTCTGGTGGCGCGGGTGAAGTTCACCCACTGGACCCAAGACCGCCACCTTCGCGCGCCGATCCTGCTGGGGCTCCGGGACGATATCGCGCCGAAGGAGTGCCGGTTTGAGCCGCGCGTGAATCCGGAGGAGGTCGTCCCGCAGAAAAAAGAAAAAAAGGAGATCTGGATCGGTGAGCGCGTCGCCGTTCAATTCGAGGGGAATCGGCTGGAGTTGGGCCATTTGAACAAACAATTCTGGCCGAAGCGTGGATATACCAAGGCCCATCTGATCGACTATTACTCGAAGGTCGCCCCCTTCGTCCTCCCTCATTTACAGGATCGTCCGTTGACGTTAATTCGCTTTCCGGAGGGGATCGAGGGGGAGTCGTTTTATCAGAAGGATTGGAAGGAAGCGGCTCCCCACTGGGTCCACCGGGTGACGATTGAAACCGAGGAGGAAACGCATCGAAGGATGATCGTCTGCAACAATGCCTCCACCCTGGTCTGGCTCGCCAACCTCGGGAATATCGAGCTGCATCCCTCGTATAGCCGCGTCGATCCGGAAGGGTCTCTCGCCCCCCCCGATTTTATCGTTTTCGACATCGACCCTCCGAAGCGCGAAGGGAAAGAAGGGGTGGATTGGAAACGATTCGAGCAGGGAGCGGAGGTCGCCCTTTGGCTGAATCGCCAGTTGGGGGAGTTGGGGATACAGTCGCATGTAAAGACGACAGGGAAATCGGGTCTCCATGTTTTTGTGCCGATCATTCCGATCTACAGCTACACCCAGACCCGCCGGTTCGCGCGCGCCATGGCCGAGCAGCTTCAGGCCGAGCATCCGAAGCAGATCACAACCGCCTGGCAGAAGGAGCAACGGGGAAAGAAGGTGTTGATCGATTTTAATCAGAATGCGGCGGGGAAAACGCTTGCTTCCATCTATTCGCTTCGCGCGGTGCCGGAGGCGACCGTTTCCTTCCCGATCAAATGGGAAGCGCTCCGGCGCGTCTCTCCCCTTGATTATACGATGGAGTCGGTCCCCGATTTGCTGACAAAATCGGGCGACCTCTGGGAGGGAATCCTCAAATCGGCGCAAGATCCGATGGAGGCTCTAAAGAAGCTCCAATAA
- the yrfG gene encoding GMP/IMP nucleotidase, giving the protein MIEWNQIDSVLLDMDGTLLDKHFDDYFWEELIPEKFSELKKIPLDEAKRQLLAAYRAEEKTLNWTDIEYWSRRLGIDIVALKESICSRVQVHPGVEPFLHFLKQEEKQIALVTNAHPRTVQIKLGQTILTPYFDVILCSSDIGLPKEEVHFWRGAQRVLQFDKERSLFIDDNEEVLLAAHAFGIKYLFFKTHASSRVPRDDSKNFPSLRHFGELLP; this is encoded by the coding sequence ATGATCGAATGGAACCAGATCGATTCCGTCCTGCTCGACATGGACGGAACCCTCCTCGACAAACATTTCGATGATTACTTCTGGGAAGAGTTGATCCCGGAGAAATTTTCGGAGTTAAAAAAGATTCCTCTCGATGAGGCCAAACGCCAACTGCTCGCCGCTTATCGCGCGGAGGAGAAAACGCTGAACTGGACCGACATCGAATACTGGTCGCGGCGGCTCGGCATCGACATCGTGGCGCTGAAGGAGAGCATCTGCAGCCGGGTTCAGGTTCATCCCGGCGTGGAGCCGTTCCTCCATTTTCTCAAGCAGGAGGAGAAGCAGATCGCCCTGGTGACCAACGCGCACCCCAGAACGGTTCAAATCAAGCTCGGCCAGACGATCCTGACCCCCTACTTTGATGTGATCCTCTGCTCCAGCGACATCGGCTTACCGAAGGAAGAGGTCCATTTCTGGAGAGGCGCCCAGAGGGTGCTCCAATTCGATAAGGAACGATCGCTCTTTATCGACGACAACGAAGAGGTCCTTCTCGCCGCGCACGCCTTCGGGATCAAGTATCTCTTCTTTAAAACCCACGCCAGCAGCCGGGTCCCCCGCGACGATTCCAAAAACTTCCCATCACTCCGGCATTTCGGCGAACTCTTGCCCTAA
- a CDS encoding FAD-dependent monooxygenase translates to MVRPQKWDLIIVGSGAGGLVLALELAKKGLQIAILDRQPHPVSLPRGEIIQPNGLRLLDRFGLLPELLASDIYRNERVDFFQKKGPLLCTVDYRLLPAPPSYSLILLPKVAQDLLLKKIAQRSNVSLFWGTTFRGFVYEGTRLTGVEVDWNGEKTTLRAPVVVGGDGARSAIRTALQIEHRLHQYKDGYLTMVVDRPAGFEGESRYYLGRRAIFGAFPVSKEKLYLFYMVPSGLLERLREGSFDLFKEKILSFHPSTRSFLEGPLKAVSSWKETSYMSCFRVRCGRWVTDGAALIGDAAHAMNPHVAQGRNTAMEDGIVLAEVLETCFRKGEFSAEALSDYESRRRPSVEALQRLGDELTWLWNSGFPPVTWARDRIFRSIHFKRDLHDKILMTIAGLKESPFDLTDRWRALHLWGGLPDGPGENLT, encoded by the coding sequence GTGGTAAGACCCCAAAAATGGGATCTGATCATCGTCGGCAGCGGGGCGGGTGGGCTTGTTCTTGCGCTGGAGCTGGCGAAGAAGGGGCTTCAGATCGCGATCCTCGACCGGCAGCCGCATCCCGTCTCCCTTCCGAGGGGGGAGATTATCCAGCCGAACGGCCTCCGTCTTCTTGACCGGTTCGGCCTTCTTCCGGAACTTCTCGCCTCGGATATTTACCGAAATGAGCGTGTGGACTTTTTTCAAAAAAAAGGACCGCTTCTCTGCACCGTCGATTATCGTCTCCTTCCGGCGCCTCCTTCCTACTCTTTGATCCTTCTCCCCAAGGTCGCGCAGGACCTTCTCTTAAAGAAAATCGCTCAGAGATCGAATGTCTCTCTTTTTTGGGGGACCACTTTCCGAGGCTTCGTATATGAAGGGACGCGGCTGACCGGGGTCGAGGTCGACTGGAACGGGGAGAAAACAACATTGCGCGCGCCGGTGGTCGTGGGGGGGGACGGCGCCCGCTCCGCGATTCGGACGGCGCTCCAAATCGAGCATCGGCTTCATCAATATAAGGATGGTTATTTGACGATGGTCGTCGATCGCCCCGCCGGGTTCGAGGGGGAATCGCGGTATTATCTCGGCCGCCGGGCGATCTTCGGCGCCTTTCCGGTCTCAAAGGAGAAACTTTATCTTTTCTATATGGTTCCTTCCGGTCTTTTAGAGCGGCTCCGTGAGGGGAGCTTTGACCTATTTAAAGAGAAGATCCTCTCGTTCCATCCCTCCACCCGTTCCTTTTTAGAAGGACCGCTCAAAGCGGTTTCTTCTTGGAAGGAGACCTCCTATATGTCCTGTTTTCGAGTTCGGTGCGGGCGGTGGGTCACGGACGGCGCCGCGCTGATCGGGGATGCCGCCCATGCGATGAACCCTCACGTGGCGCAGGGGAGAAATACGGCGATGGAAGATGGAATCGTTCTCGCGGAAGTTCTGGAGACATGTTTCCGGAAGGGAGAGTTTTCGGCGGAAGCGCTCTCCGACTACGAATCACGGCGCCGCCCCTCCGTGGAGGCGCTCCAACGGCTTGGAGACGAGCTGACCTGGCTCTGGAACAGCGGTTTCCCCCCGGTGACCTGGGCGCGAGATCGGATCTTCCGATCGATCCATTTCAAACGAGATCTCCACGATAAAATCCTGATGACGATCGCGGGATTAAAGGAGAGTCCCTTTGATCTAACCGACCGTTGGAGAGCGCTCCATCTTTGGGGCGGGCTTCCCGACGGCCCCGGAGAAAATCTGACATAG
- a CDS encoding cysteine hydrolase family protein has protein sequence MPARNPDLHGNVPDKADVALLLIDVINDMEFKEGRSLLKRALRVADKIAQLKRRAKRADVPVVYVNDNFGKWRSDFKRLVAHCLDDDVCGRPLVQKLKPEPDDYFVLKPKNSGFYSTTLDVLLNYLNVKTLILTGITGDNCVLFTANDAYLRDYYLIIPSDCVTSHTETENRQALRMMKRLLKADIRPSNKIRFPHAAWARSGEEQRKLA, from the coding sequence ATGCCGGCTCGGAATCCCGATCTGCACGGTAATGTTCCAGACAAGGCGGACGTCGCCTTGCTGTTGATCGACGTGATCAACGACATGGAGTTTAAAGAGGGACGGTCTCTTCTTAAGCGGGCCTTGCGGGTCGCCGACAAAATCGCGCAGCTGAAGAGGCGGGCAAAACGGGCGGATGTTCCGGTCGTTTACGTCAACGACAACTTCGGAAAGTGGCGGTCGGACTTCAAAAGGCTGGTGGCCCACTGTCTCGACGACGACGTTTGCGGGAGGCCTCTGGTGCAGAAGTTAAAGCCGGAGCCGGACGATTATTTTGTATTAAAGCCGAAGAACTCGGGTTTCTACTCGACGACCCTCGACGTCCTTCTCAATTATCTCAATGTGAAAACCTTGATTCTCACCGGCATCACGGGAGACAACTGCGTCCTTTTTACGGCGAACGATGCCTATCTTCGCGATTATTATCTGATCATTCCCTCCGACTGCGTGACCTCCCACACCGAAACTGAAAACCGGCAGGCGCTTCGAATGATGAAGCGCCTGCTGAAAGCGGATATCCGGCCTTCAAACAAAATCCGCTTCCCTCATGCCGCTTGGGCCCGAAGTGGCGAAGAGCAGCGAAAATTGGCATGA
- a CDS encoding thioredoxin family protein gives MIPEATDHSFDRIIENSPTPVLVEFWSPTCRNCRALLYELDRLSEERGDEIAIYKMDVTENYQIPAEYEISSLPALALFSKGKFVQFIGGMGKKSAIESAVQKALALRERSGRHFITDRTK, from the coding sequence ATGATTCCTGAAGCGACCGACCATTCTTTCGATCGAATCATCGAGAACAGCCCGACGCCGGTTTTGGTGGAATTTTGGTCCCCGACCTGTCGAAATTGCAGAGCGTTATTATATGAGCTCGATCGGCTCTCGGAGGAAAGAGGGGATGAAATCGCCATTTACAAAATGGACGTCACGGAAAACTACCAAATCCCCGCCGAGTACGAGATCTCCAGCCTGCCGGCGCTCGCCCTTTTTTCAAAGGGGAAGTTCGTTCAGTTCATCGGCGGGATGGGAAAGAAGAGCGCGATCGAATCGGCCGTCCAAAAAGCCCTCGCCCTTCGCGAACGGTCCGGCCGACATTTTATAACAGACAGAACCAAATAG
- a CDS encoding cytochrome ubiquinol oxidase subunit I — MEKSGFSDFLEPPLSRRAVLLLLIFFLTVVLPSDSDGQSAVQPSSPPLQKETSKDIYFKSDGVISGPPAPRLKQTDYLYFIPLPQFGGNRILVWMMAQIHLYFGAFTLGTLFLVMIFELRGICSRQNETRQKYDRMAHEMLRAVLLALSLTAITGGLFLFGLLAFYPELLRYLATVFRPLLLIYALLFILLSGTTALYEYAWHQMQSGIAKWGHFFIGILINIFGLILLLVANGWSSFMSSPSGVDEAGRFLGNSWNVLNNPLWITSSVHRFFGNIVLGAAVITAYAAVKSLASTSVEHRSWYEWMSHVSLLAMIAALCTLPAGGYWMMRATYGYRQQMGITLLGGLLAWVGMLLVILLGGLFIAINYYLWLRIDSTGERRFNRQAKYLLLILGVCFLIYVTPHTLVMTPAELKAMGGAQHPVTGNYGVESSKQPAVNIMIIVTIWSLLSFWRSRSRRSKPRAAEIALITLFAAGVANIVVLGTYGYFIPANARIGLQIPMVMTTLSIALFGSILSHAMVRKEEKIDRPIWGRLPNRGHYALLFIAVTVTWIMGVGGYRRSAVRLHWHINEILRDSSPWAFTPPLAQVGLVITANVLLFWSALLVLFWLVGLKRNSQSENQKEDKIKLGQEFAEMPE; from the coding sequence ATGGAGAAAAGCGGATTCTCTGATTTTCTAGAACCGCCCCTTTCTCGGAGGGCTGTTCTCCTTCTCCTGATCTTTTTTCTCACGGTTGTCCTCCCGTCGGATTCGGACGGCCAGTCCGCTGTTCAGCCGTCCTCTCCTCCGCTTCAAAAAGAAACCTCCAAAGACATTTATTTCAAATCGGACGGGGTGATCTCCGGCCCACCCGCGCCACGCCTAAAGCAAACCGATTATCTCTACTTCATACCGCTTCCGCAGTTCGGAGGAAATCGGATCCTCGTCTGGATGATGGCCCAGATCCATCTCTATTTCGGCGCATTTACATTAGGCACGTTATTTTTGGTGATGATCTTTGAGCTGAGAGGAATTTGCTCGCGACAAAATGAGACCCGGCAGAAGTATGATCGGATGGCCCACGAAATGCTCCGAGCCGTTTTGTTGGCGCTCTCCCTGACTGCGATCACCGGAGGGCTCTTTTTGTTTGGTCTGTTGGCGTTCTATCCGGAGCTTCTCAGATATTTGGCGACGGTCTTTCGACCACTTCTCCTGATCTATGCGCTTCTCTTCATCCTTCTCAGCGGTACGACCGCCCTTTATGAATATGCATGGCACCAAATGCAATCGGGGATTGCGAAGTGGGGCCACTTTTTCATTGGAATTCTAATCAACATATTCGGTTTAATTCTCTTGCTTGTCGCGAATGGCTGGAGCAGTTTTATGAGTTCTCCTTCCGGGGTCGATGAGGCGGGCCGCTTTCTGGGGAACAGCTGGAATGTTCTGAACAATCCATTATGGATAACGTCCAGTGTGCATCGTTTCTTCGGAAATATCGTATTGGGCGCTGCTGTGATAACGGCCTATGCGGCGGTCAAGTCCCTGGCATCGACGTCGGTCGAACATCGAAGCTGGTATGAATGGATGAGCCATGTTTCCCTACTGGCAATGATCGCCGCCCTCTGCACCCTTCCGGCGGGAGGGTACTGGATGATGCGGGCGACGTATGGCTATCGGCAGCAGATGGGGATTACCCTTCTCGGGGGATTGTTGGCATGGGTTGGGATGCTTCTTGTCATTTTACTGGGGGGCCTCTTTATCGCGATCAACTACTATCTCTGGCTGCGGATCGATTCGACCGGAGAGCGCCGATTCAATAGACAAGCAAAGTACCTGCTTCTTATCCTAGGGGTCTGCTTTCTTATTTACGTCACGCCGCATACCCTTGTCATGACCCCGGCGGAGTTGAAGGCGATGGGAGGGGCGCAGCACCCGGTCACCGGCAATTATGGAGTGGAGTCGTCGAAACAGCCCGCCGTCAACATCATGATCATTGTAACAATCTGGTCTCTCCTTTCGTTTTGGAGATCACGCTCTCGGAGATCGAAGCCGAGAGCAGCGGAGATCGCTTTGATCACCCTCTTTGCAGCTGGGGTGGCCAACATCGTCGTACTTGGAACGTACGGGTATTTTATTCCCGCGAATGCGCGAATCGGTCTCCAGATTCCAATGGTCATGACAACATTGAGCATCGCTTTGTTCGGATCGATTCTCAGCCATGCCATGGTCAGAAAGGAAGAGAAGATCGACCGGCCGATCTGGGGCCGTCTTCCCAACAGGGGGCATTACGCCCTCCTTTTTATCGCGGTCACGGTCACATGGATCATGGGAGTCGGAGGGTATCGGAGATCGGCGGTGAGACTCCACTGGCATATCAATGAAATTTTGCGCGATTCTTCCCCTTGGGCCTTCACGCCGCCCTTGGCTCAGGTTGGCTTGGTGATCACGGCAAACGTCCTCCTTTTCTGGAGCGCGCTCCTTGTTCTCTTTTGGTTAGTCGGTCTCAAGAGGAATTCTCAGTCCGAGAATCAAAAAGAGGACAAAATAAAGTTAGGGCAAGAGTTCGCCGAAATGCCGGAGTGA
- a CDS encoding anti-sigma factor domain-containing protein, producing the protein MDHSEIEGETQIGTFGDIDPLKAAPGKATVEKKAKPTKTSRRSYQPVLISVLMVALAGLGGLNYFKLQEEIQGMHSVIQGLRTETAASDRTVAMLTEEAKGREDFLQQTRAETNQLKGQIESMRLALMERDGQIARLQQTAQFGAKLPKKTRELQSQLVQKQLENASLQNAMTNQTEWLRLLSSPTAELVRMTGSKEAGGAGGLLLFDPQTQTAAFYGFDLQKLPAGKIYQLWTIGAAPVSAGMFQPSKDRTAVMKVPKIINLEGLKAFSVTIEPAGGKPKPTGPVYLKGEFAGVSPS; encoded by the coding sequence ATGGACCACTCTGAAATCGAAGGGGAAACGCAGATCGGCACGTTTGGGGATATCGATCCTCTCAAGGCGGCTCCGGGAAAGGCGACGGTTGAAAAGAAAGCCAAGCCGACGAAAACGAGCCGACGGTCCTATCAGCCGGTATTGATCTCCGTTCTGATGGTTGCCTTAGCGGGCCTCGGCGGTTTGAATTATTTCAAGCTTCAAGAAGAGATTCAGGGGATGCATTCGGTCATCCAGGGACTTCGAACGGAGACGGCGGCCAGTGATCGGACCGTCGCCATGTTGACGGAGGAAGCGAAAGGCCGCGAAGATTTCCTCCAGCAAACGCGTGCGGAGACCAACCAATTGAAGGGGCAGATCGAGTCGATGCGGCTGGCCCTGATGGAAAGGGACGGCCAAATCGCCCGGCTTCAGCAGACGGCCCAGTTCGGCGCCAAGCTGCCGAAGAAGACGCGCGAATTACAGTCGCAGCTCGTTCAAAAACAGCTCGAAAACGCCTCCCTCCAGAATGCGATGACCAATCAAACGGAATGGCTCCGGCTCCTTTCATCGCCGACGGCCGAGCTTGTCCGGATGACCGGATCGAAAGAGGCCGGAGGGGCGGGAGGGCTCCTTTTGTTCGATCCTCAGACACAGACGGCGGCCTTCTACGGCTTTGACCTGCAGAAGCTGCCGGCGGGGAAGATCTACCAGCTTTGGACCATCGGAGCGGCTCCGGTGAGCGCCGGGATGTTCCAACCCTCCAAAGACCGGACAGCGGTGATGAAGGTCCCAAAGATCATCAACCTGGAAGGGCTGAAGGCGTTTTCCGTCACGATCGAGCCGGCGGGAGGAAAACCTAAACCGACCGGGCCGGTCTATCTGAAGGGAGAGTTTGCGGGAGTCTCACCGTCTTAA